CGTAGACGGGCACGCGCGAATAGGGGTTCTCCCGCAGCATCTCGGTAAACTGCTCCAGGGTGAGGCTGCCGGGAACGGCGAAGAGCTGCGGCCGCGGAGTCATGACCTCGCGCACCACCTTGTCGCCAAATTCCACGGCCGAGCGGATGAGCTCGCGATCACTCTCCTCCAGAATGCCCTCTTCTTCACCGGCCTCGATGAGGGCTTCGACGGCTTCGGACTCGTCCTCAGCGCGGGCCTCGGTGTGCGGCTCAGCGAGGGCGGCAATCGAGAGGAAAAACTGCAGCAGCAGCGCGACCGGCACCACGATGTAAAACAGAACCGCGAGCAGCCAGCGCAGGCGCGCGAGCCACTGGCCGCGCGTGCGGTTAAAAAACAGAAACGGCAAAAGCTGGTTGCAGACCAGAATCACCAGCACGACCGAGAGCGCGGCCTGCGCCAGCATGGCCACGGCGCGGTCTGGCTCGGCGGTGGCGTGAATGGCCACCGGAAAGGTAAGCAGCATGAGCAGCGCGGCAAACGAAAGCTGCTCCAGCAGCACGGCGCTCAGTTGCAGCAAGGGGCGGTTGAGGCCGAGGCGCGGCTCGATGTGCTGCTCCCACGCATCAATATTTTCCTGGTATTCGCGGGCCAGAAAGCGGCCCATCTCCATATAAAGGCGCTCGATGTAAGAGGCGAGCGTATAGACCACCAGCAGAGCGCAGATGGCGAGCAGGCTCATCGCGACCTCTTCGCGGGCCGCGCCGGTAATCGCCGGCTGGAGGACTTTTTCGCAGGCATCTTCTTAGCCGGTTTGGATGCGGCTTTCTTCGCAGGCCGCGCTGGTGCCTGACTTGCGGAGGCGAGACGTTTTGGGTCGGCGGCCTGCGTGCGCTCAATCAGCGCGGACTTGAGTCCGAGCTTGATGCGCAGGCGCTGCTCGAGGCGCGCCATTTCGCCGTTGTCTGTCTCGTGATCGTAGCCGGCCAGATGCAGCGTGCCATGCAGCAGCAGCACTTTCAACTCTTCAATGAGAGTGTGGCGATGCTCCGCGGCCTGGCGATCGGCTGTCTCTACAGAAATGGCGAGGTCACCCGCAATGGGCGCAGGAATGGGTCCGTCAGGGCCGTCGAGCGGCGCGGCCGGAAACGAGAGCACGTCCGTGGGCTTATTTTTGCCACGGAATTCGCGGTTCCAGCGGCGAATCTGCTTGTCGCCGGTGAGCAGCACGGAGACGTCGCCGCGCAGTTTGACGGCGCGGATAGCCTGCTCCAGAAAAAGTTCGAGCTGCGGCACCCGCAGGCGGCGGGCGTAGGCGGGGCGTATGTCGGGGTCGGTCAGAATCATCTTGACGAGCGGAAAAACCTGGGGAGGAAGCGGTGGCTTCCTCCCTTTCATGGTATCGCATGTGGTTCCAGCTTCGTGTTTATTGGGGCTTGGGCGCGGACTTGGCCTTGGCCGCATCTTCATCAAGCGAGAGCGGCAGTTCCTGCTGGTTGCGACCGAAGCTGTCGTAGGCGCGGATGATGCGCTGCACGAGGTGATGGCGCACGACGTCACCGTCTTCAAAGTGAACGAAGCCGATGCCATCGACGCCCTGCAGAACGCTCATGGCCTCGATGAGTCCGGAGCGGCGCGGGTTAGGCAGATCAATCTGCGTAATGTCGCCGGTGATAACGGCCTTGGCGTTGTTGCCGAGGCGCGTCAGGAACATCTTCATCTGCTCGCTGGTGGTGTTCTGCGCTTCGTCCATGATGATGAAGGCGTCGTTAAGGGTGCGGCCGCGCATGAAGGCGAGGGGCGCAATCTCGATGATGTTGCGCTCCAGCATTTTGTCGACGCGCTCGGGTTCGAGCAGGTCATAGAGCGCGTCATAGAGCGGGCGCAGGTAGGGGTCTACCTTCTCTTGCAGGCTGCCGGGCAAAAAGCCGAGGCGCTCGCCGGCTTCGACCGCGGGGCGCACGAGAATGATGCGGCTCACTTTTTTTGCCAGCAGCGCCGAGGCGGCCATGGCGACGGCGAGATAGGTTTTGCCGGTGCCGGCGGGGCCGATGCCAAAGACCATGTCAGACTGCTCAATGGACTCGACGTAGCGGCGCTGGTTGAGCGAGCGGGGCTGCACCATGCGCTTGGCTCCGGCCGAGCGCTGCTTGCCCGCATCGACCAGGCTGCGCAGGGTGATGGAAGGGTCAGCGGTGACGAGGCGCAGCATGCCGTTGAGTTCGCCGTTGTGCAGGTTGACGCCGGCGCGGCGCAACGCTTCAAAGTCGGCAAAGATGCGCTCGACGCGCTCCACGCTTTCTTCAGGCCCTTGAACGACGAGCCCGTCTGACTGGAAGTCGATGCGCACATGGAGAACATCTTCCATGAGCCGGAGGTTTTCATCGCGGGTCCCGAATAGGGGCTCAAGGTTCGGCGTGATTTCCAGCGCTTTTTTCATCAAGCGGTGAGATGACCTCCCAGGTCAAAGGGTATGCACCCGGCCTGCGTTGTTTGTGGTTGGGGTGGGGCGGCATGGCGCTGGGTTCTGCAGCCGCGCGCCCGGTAAAGGCGCATCGGCGGAACCGCAGGGACCGGATTGGCATGGAATACCAATGCAAATGCCGTCGTTGGGCACAGAGTAGCCCGGTTGCGGTGCAAGGTCAATGGAGGAGAGATAAAAATTTGTTGCAAGGGTGAAGACCCGGCCATATTGAGGAAAGTGATGCGTTCGCGAAGCTATTCGACGCGCAGGACTTCCATGGGTTCTACGCGCGCGGCGCGGTGCGTAGGGATGGCGGCAGCCAAAAGAGCGATGGCCAGCAGCACGATGGCCACGGCCGCGTACGTGAGCGGATCGAGCGGCTTCACGCCGTAGAGAAACGAGCGGATTGCATGCCCGGCGATCCATGCTCCAGCCGCGCCGGGGACAATGCCAAAGAGCACCATGCGACTGGCCTGCGCGAGGATCATCCGCGACACTCTGGCGCGCGAGGAGCCGAGCGCCATGCGAATGCCGATTTCGCGGCGGCGCGCTGTCACGGCATAGGCAAGCATGCCGTAGATGCCGATGGCGGAGAGCAGAAGAGCTATGACTCCAAAGCTGGAGACCAGACGCAGCGCGAGACGCTGTTGGCCGAGCGAAGCAGCGATGTCCTGCTCCATGGGATGCAATTCCATTTCAACTTCGTCGGGAGCGGCTTGCTTC
The DNA window shown above is from Acidobacterium capsulatum ATCC 51196 and carries:
- a CDS encoding hemolysin family protein translates to MSLLAICALLVVYTLASYIERLYMEMGRFLAREYQENIDAWEQHIEPRLGLNRPLLQLSAVLLEQLSFAALLMLLTFPVAIHATAEPDRAVAMLAQAALSVVLVILVCNQLLPFLFFNRTRGQWLARLRWLLAVLFYIVVPVALLLQFFLSIAALAEPHTEARAEDESEAVEALIEAGEEEGILEESDRELIRSAVEFGDKVVREVMTPRPQLFAVPGSLTLEQFTEMLRENPYSRVPVYEGSVDHITGIIFAHDLLQITDEDARTRTVASLQRPASFVPESKKVNALLREMQMEKQHMRLVIDEYGGVAGLVTIEDLLEEIVGSITDEHEDHDLAQVVREPSGSLIVPGTLEISTLEELLHEEVEIPQDMDATTVAGLVSELAGRIPMAGEVVEQLGMRFEILASTDRRIERMRIARLPEDTQE
- the ybeY gene encoding rRNA maturation RNase YbeY is translated as MILTDPDIRPAYARRLRVPQLELFLEQAIRAVKLRGDVSVLLTGDKQIRRWNREFRGKNKPTDVLSFPAAPLDGPDGPIPAPIAGDLAISVETADRQAAEHRHTLIEELKVLLLHGTLHLAGYDHETDNGEMARLEQRLRIKLGLKSALIERTQAADPKRLASASQAPARPAKKAASKPAKKMPAKKSSSRRLPARPAKRSR
- a CDS encoding PhoH family protein — translated: MMKKALEITPNLEPLFGTRDENLRLMEDVLHVRIDFQSDGLVVQGPEESVERVERIFADFEALRRAGVNLHNGELNGMLRLVTADPSITLRSLVDAGKQRSAGAKRMVQPRSLNQRRYVESIEQSDMVFGIGPAGTGKTYLAVAMAASALLAKKVSRIILVRPAVEAGERLGFLPGSLQEKVDPYLRPLYDALYDLLEPERVDKMLERNIIEIAPLAFMRGRTLNDAFIIMDEAQNTTSEQMKMFLTRLGNNAKAVITGDITQIDLPNPRRSGLIEAMSVLQGVDGIGFVHFEDGDVVRHHLVQRIIRAYDSFGRNQQELPLSLDEDAAKAKSAPKPQ